A section of the Cloacibacillus sp. An23 genome encodes:
- a CDS encoding carbon-nitrogen family hydrolase yields MLRIGLAQLDVKPGDREANFAAAEEWMKKYWTPSETETAVVLPELFDVGYVIDEAGKYADKDAERAAGFLSRLAREYGVWFAGGSVLAMTDAGAVNRALVVNPLGEYVTHYDKAHLVPMMEEDKYLRSGSEFRTFEIGGAKCALAICYDLRFCEWFRMGALAGAQVFFISAEWPRPRIEHWRLLLRARAVENMMYIAACNRVGDTPADSFPGYSAVIDPWGAALCEAGEAPFGAFVEIDPQKAEEARRFIKTLEMRRGELYRL; encoded by the coding sequence ATGCTCAGAATAGGACTTGCTCAGCTAGACGTAAAGCCCGGAGACCGCGAGGCCAATTTCGCTGCGGCCGAGGAGTGGATGAAAAAATACTGGACGCCGTCGGAGACAGAGACGGCTGTCGTGCTGCCCGAACTGTTCGACGTCGGCTACGTTATAGACGAGGCCGGAAAATACGCCGACAAGGACGCTGAGCGCGCGGCAGGCTTTCTTTCGCGGCTCGCGCGCGAATACGGCGTGTGGTTCGCGGGCGGCTCCGTGCTCGCCATGACGGACGCCGGGGCCGTGAACCGCGCGCTCGTCGTGAATCCGCTCGGGGAATACGTGACGCACTACGACAAGGCGCACCTCGTGCCGATGATGGAAGAGGACAAATATCTCCGAAGCGGCTCGGAGTTCCGCACATTCGAGATAGGCGGCGCAAAATGCGCGCTCGCGATATGCTACGACCTTCGTTTCTGCGAATGGTTCCGAATGGGGGCGCTCGCCGGCGCTCAGGTGTTTTTCATCTCCGCGGAGTGGCCGCGCCCGCGCATAGAGCATTGGCGCCTTCTTCTGCGCGCGCGGGCCGTCGAGAACATGATGTACATAGCCGCCTGCAACCGCGTAGGCGACACGCCCGCCGACAGCTTCCCGGGATACTCGGCCGTCATAGACCCGTGGGGCGCGGCTCTCTGCGAGGCGGGCGAAGCTCCGTTCGGGGCCTTCGTAGAAATAGATCCGCAGAAAGCGGAAGAGGCGAGGCGCTTCATAAAGACGCTCGAAATGCGCAGAGGCGAGCTTTATAGATTATAA